Proteins co-encoded in one Aspergillus luchuensis IFO 4308 DNA, chromosome 6, nearly complete sequence genomic window:
- a CDS encoding ketopantoate reductase family protein (COG:S;~EggNog:ENOG410PJ3K;~InterPro:IPR013752,IPR013332,IPR008927,IPR013328;~PFAM:PF02558,PF08546;~go_function: GO:0016491 - oxidoreductase activity [Evidence IEA];~go_process: GO:0055114 - oxidation-reduction process [Evidence IEA]), giving the protein MAPPPRLRILSVGSNAISAFLSWRLQATTSCDVTLVWKSGYEAVSQYGVSFKSKAFGNERFKPRHVVRTPEEAASRENAYDYVILCVKALPDVYDLAAVIESVVTPQHTCILVNTTNTLGVESHLEQRFPTNVVLSLVSGVEITQIGASEFEHLNSSEIWVGATNQNSNVPSSIQTDMAAALAMTLSSGQVDCKVSKNIRQEQFERIIGPIAFYPASVMFDSGNVQQLLEKVGVRQLISDVIDELIDLAKAHGCSFPSDFNQKTTEKMTSIQTPNTMYQDFQARRPMEIETYLGSPIKLATESNVKLPRVETLYAMLHHINATNLSKPRDSPPPALAQPPPRVSSVPPPRNGPMRPPPGRSSSAMMMPPPRRGPPMPGMSRPPSAQPPAGGPRMPREPSLEGLEEFSHLVVYDDAGDQGMPANGANGYPDVPPGPGPSGLALRERELAIRQRELQLREQEMHMRRGPRRPPPSKAASFDEEDEDDYFDPMDTSLVPQIDPDNVDMLSITSKRTKKFPSASQIRKNPELLSSTGPGGGGGGRTGTFSRYFGGNRKRASDRIMQEIPGLHDSLLDNPMMAYSSNRYGSVDRNQMAAGSRTNSMTTSRMGDYPPHPYPQSRRNSHSPAAPFGGPPGPPGPRMGRPATAQDQNFGPPHGPPNGGHPSPPGHMRAPVPRHPPGHGNAVGPQQVEQQIGVSKPYPAKGTPKHRSLTGSASASAESGDSGASANLDSETSAHSSQISLGAQPAAAPVH; this is encoded by the exons ATGGCTCCTCCGCCGCGCTTGCGCATTCTGTCAG TGGGCAGCAATGCCATCTCGGCGTTCCTTTCCTGGAGGCTCCAGGCGACAACCTCCTGCGACGTGACACTGGTCTGGAAATCGGGCTACGAGGCAGTTTCTCAATACGGCGTGTCTTTCAA GTCGAAAGCGTTTGGAAATGAACGGTTTAAGCCACGCCACG TTGTTCGGACacccgaagaagcagcatcaCGAGAGAACGCATACGACTATGTAATCCTCTGCGTCAAGGCTCTGCCCGATGTCTACGACCTGGCCGCGGTAATAGAGTCCGTTGTGACCCCTCAGCACACCTGCATCTTGGTCAACACAACCAACACCCTCGGTGTCGAATCGCATTTGGAACAACGGTTCCCGACAAACGTCGTTCTTTCGCTTGTATCGGGCGTCGAAATCACTCAGATCGGAGCCAGCGAGTTTGAGCACCTGAACTCATCGGAAATATGGGTCGGTGCCACGAATCAGAACTCCAACGttccctcttccatccaGACCGATATGGCTGCGGCGCTGGCGATGACTCTGAGTTCGGGCCAGGTGGATTGCAAAGTATCGAAGAACATCAGACAAGAACAGTTTGAACGTATTATAGG TCCCATTGCCTTCTACCCCGCCAGCGTTATGTTTGATTCTGGAAATGTACAGCAATTATTAGAAAAAGTCGGCGTGCGTCAGCTGATATCGGACGTGATCGACGAACTCATCGATTTGGCGAAAGCACACGGTTGCTCTTTCCCCAGCGACTTCAACCAAAAGACCACGGAGAAAATGACGAGCATCCAGACACCAAACACTATGTACCAGGATTTCCAGGCTCGGCGTCCCATGGAGATTGAGACGTATCTCGGTTCTCCCATCAAATTGGCAACGGAGTCCAATGTCAAACTCCCACGCGTCGAGACCCTCTATGCAATGCTGCACCATATCAATGCCACTAATCTGAGCAAACCTCGTGACTCTCCCCCTCCGGCCCTGGCTCAGCCTCCGCCCCGGGTGTCTTCGGTTCCTCCCCCCAGAAATGGTCCTATGCGCCCGCCTCCCGGACGGTCGAGTtccgccatgatgatgccCCCACCGAGACGTGGACCTCCGATGCCTGGAATGTCGCGACCACCAAGCGCTCAGCCCCCGGCTGGCGGGCCTAGGATGCCTCGTGAACCGTCTCTAGAAGGCCTTGAGGAGTTCAGTCATCTGGTCGTTTATGATGATGCGGGTGATCAGGGTATGCCTGCAAATGGTGCTAATGGTTATCCGGACGTTCCGCCAGGCCCCGGACCATCTGGACTGGCTTTGAGAGAACGCGAGCTGGCCATTCGCCAGCGGGAGTTGCAGCTTCGAGAGCAAGAGATGCATATGCGTCGTGGTCCCCGCAGACCTCCGCCTTCCAAGGCGGCTTCTTtcgatgaagaggacgaggatgactaCTTCGATCCCATGGATACTAGCTTGGTCCCCCAGATCGACCCCGACAACGTTGATATGCTGAGTATCACATCAAAGAGGACAAAGAAATTTCCCAGTGCTAGTCAGATTCGCAAGAATCCCGAGCTCCTTTCGAGCACTGGCCCgggtggcggcggaggtggtagAACAGGGACGTTCAGCCGCTACTTTGGAGGGAACAGGAAGCGCGCCAGTGACCGTATCATGCAGGAAATTCCTGGCCTCCATGACTCTCTCCTAGACAACCCTATGATGGCTTACTCGTCGAACCGGTACGGGTCAGTTGACCGAAACCAAATGGCTGCTGGTTCCCGGACCAACTCGATGACTACCAGCCGAATGGGTGACtaccctcctcatccgtaCCCGCAAAGCAGGAGGAATAGCCATTCTCCTGCCGCTCCTTTCGGTGGCCCTCCTGGTCCTCCTGGTCCACGAATGGGCCGCCCAGCGACTGCCCAAGACCAGAACTTTGGCCCACCTCATGGGCCTCCGAACGGCGGCCACCCGTCGCCTCCGGGACACATGCGAGCGCCAGTccctcgccatcctcctGGGCATGGCAATGCGGTAGGTCCGCAGCAGGTTGAACAACAAATTGGGGTGAGCAAACCGTATCCCGCCAAGGGCACTCCCAAGCATAGAAGTCTGACAGGAAGTGCGAGCGCCAGCGCGGAGAGTGGTGACAGCGGGGCTAGTGCCAACCTCGATTCCGAGACCTCTGCCCATAGCAGCCAGATCAGCCTCGGCGCGCAGCCAGCTGCAGCGCCCGTTCATTGA
- a CDS encoding DASH complex subunit HSK3 family protein (COG:S;~EggNog:ENOG410PSIN;~InterPro:IPR042332,IPR013183;~PFAM:PF08227;~go_process: GO:0008608 - attachment of spindle microtubules to kinetochore [Evidence IEA]), which translates to MPSHQYTHSQSLPRHSILPASTTAGPSSSMGSSSMSMAKTRQYTNLHNQLEQLNANLRDTENLLRMTAVQAEDMRFLGGYVGALFMGSAKVLGEEGVKGDSNGDEEKREG; encoded by the coding sequence ATGCCCTCCCACCAATACACCCACTCCCAGTCCCTCCCCCGACActccatcctccccgcctccaCAACCGCCggcccttcctcctccatgggCAGCTCCTCCATGTCGATGGCCAAAACGCGCCAGTACACCAACCTGCATAATCAGCTCGAGCAGCTGAACGCTAACCTCCGTGACACGGAGAATCTGCTCAGGATGACAGCCGTGCAGGCCGAGGATATGCGTTTCTTGGGCGGGTATGTTGGCGCGTTGTTCATGGGGTCTGCGAAGGtgctgggagaggagggcgtcAAAGGGGATAGTAATGGTgatgaggaaaagagggaggGTTGA
- a CDS encoding histidine phosphatase family protein (COG:G;~EggNog:ENOG410QEDC;~InterPro:IPR013078,IPR029033;~PFAM:PF00300), producing MTPRCFIVRHGETSWSLNGRHTGTTDLPLTENGEKRIKATGKALVGNDRLIVPRKLVHVYVSPRARAQRTLELLEIGCRERLPWNEARKSEDEEPIRTEARVEVTEAVREWDYGEYEGLTSKQIREMRREKGEGEWDIWRDGCPGGESPEDVIKRLDAVIAEIREKFHKPCFDGDSSTGKGDVLIVAHGHILRAFAMRWTGKPLTETALILEAGGVGTLSYEHHNIDEPAIILGGGFVVDS from the exons atgacCCCCCGCTGCTTCATTGTCCGCCACGGCGAAACCTCCTGGTCCCTGAACGGCCGACACACAGGCACGACGGACCTCCCACTGACGGAAAACGGCGAGAAACGGATAAAAGCCACGGGGAAGGCGTTGGTCGGGAATGATCGGTTGATTGTGCCGAGGAAGTTGGTTCATGT GTATGTATCACCGCGCGCACGGGCCCAACGGACCCTCGAACTACTCGAAATCGGTTGCAGGGAGAGATTACCCTGGAATGAGGCGCGGAAgtccgaggatgaagagccgATACGTACGGAGGCGAGGGTGGAGGTTACGGAGGCTGTCAGGGAGTGGGATTATGGGGAGTATGAGGGGTTGACTAGTAAGCAGATtcgggagatgaggagggagaagggggaaggggagtgGGATATTTGGAGGGATGGGTGTCCTGGAGGAGA ATCCCCCGAAGACGTAATCAAGCGTCTGGACGCGGTGATCGCAGAGATCAGAGAGAAGTTCCACAAGCCCTGTTTTGACGGCGACTCTTCCACGGGCAAGGGCGATGTTCTCATCGTAGCTCACGGACATATCCTGCGTGCATTTGCGATGCGCTGGACGGGGAAGCCGTTGACGGAGACGGCGCTGATTTTGGAAGCGGGTGGTGTGGGCACGCTGAG CTACGAGCACCACAATATCGACGAGCCGGCAATCATTCTCGGTGGAGGATTCGTGGTCGATAGCTGA
- the SUB2 gene encoding ATP-dependent RNA helicase SUB2 (BUSCO:EOG09262E4Q;~COG:A;~EggNog:ENOG410PGTN;~InterPro:IPR027417,IPR001650,IPR014014,IPR014001, IPR011545;~PFAM:PF04851,PF00270,PF00271;~go_function: GO:0003676 - nucleic acid binding [Evidence IEA];~go_function: GO:0004386 - helicase activity [Evidence IEA];~go_function: GO:0005524 - ATP binding [Evidence IEA]) → MSHEEDLIDYSDEELQTTDAAATTAAPASNGEAKKGDLTVSGGRPDKKGSYVGIHSTGFRDFLLKEELLRAITDCGFEHPSEVQQVCIPTAILNVDVLCQAKSGLGKTAVFVLTTLHQLEPVPGECSILVMCHTRELAYQIKNEYARFSKYLPDVKTAVFYGGTPIQKDVELLSNKESYPNIVVGTPGRLNALVRDKKLSLRNVKAFVLDECDKMLDQIDMRRDVQEIFRATPADKQVMMFSATLSQDIRPVCKKFMRNPLEVYVDDDTKLTLHGLQQYYIKLSEAEKNRKLNELLDSLEFNQVIIFVKSTLRANELDKLLRECNFPSIAVHSGVSQEERIKRYKEFKEFNKRICVATDVFGRGIDIERINLAINYDLPADADSYLHRVGRAGRFGTKGLSISFVSTEDDEKVLKDIEKRFEVALPEYPEGGVDSSTYMA, encoded by the exons atgtcTCACGAAGAGGATCTCATCGACTACTCCGACGAGGAGCTTCAGACCACTGACGCGGCGGCCACCACCGCTGCCCCCGCCTCTAACGGAGAGGCTAAGAAGGGCGACTTGACAGTTTCTGGCGGCCGTCCGGACAAGAAGGGTAGTTACGTCGGTATTCATTCGACCGGTTTCCGCGACTTTTTGCTCAAAGAGGAACTCCTACGTGCCATCACCGATTGCGGTTTCGAACATCCATCGGAGG TCCAGCAAGTCTGCATTCCTACCGCTATCCTGAACGTCGATGTTCTCTGCCAGGCCAAGTCTGGTCTCGGAAAGACCGCGGTCTTCGTTTTGACCACCCTGCACCAGCTGGAACCGGTTCCTGGCGAGTGCTCTATCCTTGTTATGTGCCACACCCGCGAGTTGGCATACCAGATCAAGAACGAGTACGCTCGTTTCAGCAAGTACCTTCCCGATGTCAAGACTGCCGTCTTCTACGGAGGTACCCCCATCCAGAAGGACGTTGAGTTGCTCTCCAACAAGGAGTCCTACCCCAACATTGTTGTCGGTACTCCCGGTCGTCTGAACGCCTTGGTCCGCGACAAGAAGCTTTCTCTGCGCAACGTCAAGGCTTTCGTTCTCGATGAGTGTGATAAGATGCTGGACCAGATTG ACATGCGTCGTGATGTCCAGGAGATTTTCCGTGCCACCCCTGCCGACAAGCAGGTCATGATGTTCAGTGCCACTCTTTCTCAGGATATCCGCCCCGTGTGCAAGAAGTTCATGAGGAACCCTCTCGAAGTCTACGTCGATGACGACACGAAGCTTACGCTGCACGGTCTGCAGCAATACTACATCAAGCTCAGCGAAGCGGAGAAGAACCGCAAGCTGAACGAGCTCCTGGACAGCCTGGAGTTCAACCAGGTTATCATCTTCGTTAAGAGCACCCTGCGTGCGAATGAGCTCGACAAGCTGTTGCGCGAATGCAACTTCCCTAGTATCGCGGTGCACTCTGGTGTCAGCCAGGAGGAGCG TATCAAACGCTACAAGGAGTTCAAGGAATTCAACAAGCGTATCTGTGTCGCCACTGACGTGTTCGGACGTGGTATCGATATTGAGCGTATCAACCTTGCCATCAACTACGACTTGCCGGCTGATGCCGACTCCTACCTGCACCGTGTCGGTCGTGCGGGTCGTTTCGGTACCAAGGGTCTGTCGATCTCCTTCGTCAGcaccgaggatgacgagAAGGTGCTCAAGGATATTGAGAAGCGCTTCGAGGTTGCCCTTCC TGAATACCCCGAGGGCGGTGTTGACTCGAGCACTTACATGGCCTAG
- a CDS encoding ribonuclease P Rpr2/Rpp21/SNM1 subunit (COG:A;~EggNog:ENOG410PSI0;~InterPro:IPR007175;~PFAM:PF04032), translating into MAKAKAKGKKDSAGGVQSHIRARIDYLYNAATFLQSIGKPSPQQPSVSQQNDQIDEAEDGAKLQGTERIVPQVVGSDVSSANEPTKPLNPSTTQRLPQLSRVYMSQMRGVSLKSQLRLPIDVKRSFCKRCDTFLIPGVTCTQDIRNASRGRKKPWADVIVVCCSTCGTEKRFPQTDKRSKKLSERRREAPKEEQKDEVMAGA; encoded by the coding sequence ATGGCTAAAGCCAAAGcaaagggcaagaaggattCTGCCGGTGGTGTGCAGAGCCACATTCGCGCACGGATCGATTATCTCTACAACGCGGCCACCTTTCTACAATCAATAGGGAAACCATCCCCGCAGCAGCCCTCGGTCAGTCAACAAAATGACCAAATCGATGAAGCAGAGGATGGCGCCAAATTGCAAGGAACGGAGCGCATAGTACCGCAAGTGGTGGGATCTGATGTTTCATCGGCGAATGAGCCGACTAAGCCGCTTAATCCATCGACGACACAGCGACTGCCTCAACTCTCTCGAGTCTACATGTCGCAAATGCGCGGTGTCTCTCTCAAGTCACAGCTTCGGCTACCCATCGACGTCAAGAGGTCTTTTTGCAAGCGCTGCGACACGTTTCTAATTCCTGGAGTAACCTGCACGCAGGATATCCGAAACGCCAGCCGCGGCCGCAAGAAGCCATGGGCGGATGTTATAGTTGTCTGTTGTTCTACGTGCGGGACGGAAAAGCGCTTCCCTCAAACCGACAAGCGGAGCAAGAAGTTGTCTGAGCGTCGGAGAGAAGCGCCCAAGGAGGAGCAAAAGGATGAAGTAATGGCGGGTGCTTGA